One region of Thermovenabulum gondwanense genomic DNA includes:
- a CDS encoding YczE/YyaS/YitT family protein yields the protein MKQFFFRLTKLFTGLFFCALGIAFTINARIGFSPWDVFHAGLAKTLGISIGTASIATGILILILVILLGEKVGLGTVLNMILIGAFLDLILNLNLIPTARNYILGVAMLIAGMIIFSFATYLYIQSAFGAGPRDSLMVALSRKTGYPIGFCRGFIELIVALTGWKLGGMIGIGTVLFAFLIGLFIQITFKIFKFDATKVKHETFENTIKQCFTSISEINKS from the coding sequence ATGAAGCAATTTTTCTTTCGATTAACAAAACTATTTACAGGGCTTTTCTTTTGTGCCCTGGGAATAGCTTTTACAATAAATGCTCGCATAGGATTTTCTCCCTGGGATGTTTTTCATGCAGGACTGGCAAAGACTTTAGGGATAAGTATTGGCACCGCTTCTATAGCAACAGGCATATTAATTTTAATATTAGTAATCCTTTTAGGGGAAAAAGTGGGACTGGGTACCGTTTTAAACATGATTTTAATAGGGGCATTTTTAGATTTAATACTTAATCTTAATTTGATTCCAACCGCAAGAAATTACATATTAGGAGTAGCAATGTTAATAGCAGGTATGATTATTTTTTCTTTTGCTACGTACTTGTACATTCAGTCAGCCTTTGGCGCGGGTCCAAGGGACAGCTTAATGGTTGCCCTTTCCCGCAAAACAGGCTATCCAATTGGTTTTTGCCGTGGATTTATAGAGCTAATAGTAGCATTAACTGGTTGGAAACTCGGTGGAATGATTGGAATTGGAACGGTGTTATTTGCTTTTTTAATCGGGTTGTTTATCCAGATTACTTTCAAAATTTTTAAATTCGATGCTACAAAAGTCAAACATGAGACTTTTGAAAATACTATTAAGCAATGTTTTACTTCAATAAGTGAAATTAATAAATCATAA
- a CDS encoding GNAT family N-acetyltransferase, whose product MSRKIYMYIFAIYNDEIVGQAYIQVSTDLVNQIGGVYTKEEYRNKGICKTMVSELCKRIVKRGKKPVLMVKKYNTPAVRAYEKLGFSHFDDYMMVRFEN is encoded by the coding sequence TTGTCAAGAAAAATATATATGTACATATTTGCGATCTACAATGATGAAATCGTAGGGCAGGCATATATTCAGGTGTCAACGGATTTGGTAAACCAGATCGGCGGGGTATATACAAAGGAAGAATACAGAAATAAAGGGATATGTAAAACAATGGTTTCCGAACTTTGTAAAAGGATAGTTAAAAGGGGGAAGAAGCCGGTATTAATGGTAAAAAAGTATAATACACCTGCGGTAAGAGCCTATGAAAAGCTTGGGTTTTCCCATTTTGACGATTATATGATGGTAAGGTTTGAAAATTGA
- a CDS encoding carboxymuconolactone decarboxylase family protein produces the protein MSRNYPPFVSVLEQKDPKLFEIVSKNFDLAMGPGELEPKVKVLIALALDAFANSPEGVESLSKTARQMGATEGEIAETLRIAYMVSGMKTLSTLSNAFK, from the coding sequence ATGTCGAGAAATTATCCGCCTTTTGTCAGTGTTCTGGAGCAAAAGGATCCCAAACTATTTGAAATCGTATCTAAAAATTTTGATCTGGCTATGGGACCCGGAGAATTGGAACCAAAAGTTAAGGTATTGATAGCCCTGGCCTTGGATGCTTTCGCAAATTCTCCTGAAGGTGTAGAAAGCCTTTCAAAGACTGCAAGGCAAATGGGAGCAACTGAAGGGGAAATAGCGGAAACTTTGAGAATTGCTTATATGGTGTCGGGGATGAAAACGTTGAGTACTTTAAGCAACGCCTTTAAGTAA
- a CDS encoding flavin reductase family protein, with translation MDKNVLKKISYGLYIVSSLKNGKFNGQIANSVFQVTAEPVLLIASINKSNLTHEYISSSKIFTISILSQKADFKFIGNFGFKSGRDVDKFSEVNFKILNSGAPVVIEKCSAWLECEVINSFDTPTHTLFLGKLVDSEIIDDSEPLTYDYYQKVIKGKTPPSATTYIK, from the coding sequence GTGGACAAGAATGTACTAAAAAAAATCTCTTATGGTCTTTACATTGTTAGTTCTCTTAAAAACGGAAAATTTAACGGGCAAATTGCAAATTCAGTATTTCAGGTTACGGCAGAACCGGTTCTTTTAATAGCCAGTATTAATAAATCAAACTTGACTCATGAATACATTTCCTCTTCAAAAATATTTACAATCTCAATTTTATCTCAAAAAGCAGACTTTAAATTTATTGGGAATTTCGGTTTTAAATCCGGCAGAGATGTAGATAAATTTTCAGAAGTAAACTTCAAAATTTTAAATTCCGGCGCACCCGTGGTTATCGAAAAATGTTCCGCATGGTTAGAATGTGAGGTGATAAACTCTTTCGATACACCTACTCATACTCTGTTCCTTGGTAAACTGGTAGACAGCGAGATTATAGATGATTCCGAACCATTAACCTACGATTATTATCAAAAGGTTATTAAGGGGAAAACCCCTCCCTCAGCGACGACTTATATAAAGTGA
- a CDS encoding EAL and HDOD domain-containing protein has translation MDIFVARQPIFNKNYKVIGYEILYRSSSINNFNNENLSPEEATIKVLNNVFIQMGIDLITRGKKAFINFPEEIIKNRLPELFSKDVIVVEILENIEPDFSFIESIKLLKNKGYRIAIDDFELVNYKRYFGLLELVDIIKVDFLKNDKKTLALIPRIFNGKNVTILAEKIETLDDFKFAVNSGYELFQGYFFQKPEIISGKSIPVIKKNYFEIIKELNKDEVNFDNIEEIIEKDVSLSYELLRLVNSSIYYKRNDIYSIKQALVFLGYEELKKWIGIMLIKDLVKDKPDELTLTSLARARFCESLAKEIGEKENSILAYFVGLFSMIDVILNRPMKEILDNLMLPERVKESLLEKKGKLWEILNLVIFYEKGDWERVEKYSKIMNIETNLLSKIHFSVWEWLNLLSL, from the coding sequence ATGGATATTTTCGTTGCGAGGCAGCCAATTTTTAATAAAAACTATAAAGTTATCGGTTACGAAATCCTTTATAGAAGTAGTTCTATTAATAATTTTAATAATGAAAATCTTTCCCCTGAAGAGGCTACTATTAAGGTACTGAATAATGTTTTTATTCAGATGGGCATTGATTTAATTACAAGAGGGAAAAAAGCTTTTATCAATTTTCCCGAGGAAATCATAAAAAACAGATTGCCCGAGTTATTTTCTAAGGATGTTATTGTGGTAGAAATTCTGGAAAATATTGAACCGGATTTTAGTTTTATAGAATCTATTAAATTATTAAAAAATAAAGGCTATCGAATAGCTATTGATGATTTTGAGTTAGTAAATTATAAAAGATATTTTGGCCTACTTGAGCTTGTAGATATAATTAAGGTGGATTTTTTAAAAAATGACAAAAAAACTCTGGCTTTAATACCGCGAATATTTAACGGTAAAAATGTTACAATTTTAGCCGAAAAAATTGAAACCCTGGATGACTTTAAGTTTGCTGTTAACAGCGGGTATGAACTTTTTCAGGGTTATTTTTTCCAAAAGCCCGAAATAATCTCGGGGAAAAGTATACCTGTAATTAAGAAAAATTATTTTGAAATTATAAAGGAATTGAATAAAGATGAAGTAAATTTCGATAATATTGAAGAAATAATTGAAAAAGATGTTTCTTTGTCCTATGAACTGCTTCGGCTTGTAAATTCCTCAATATATTACAAAAGAAATGATATATATTCTATAAAACAAGCATTAGTCTTTTTAGGTTACGAAGAATTAAAAAAATGGATAGGCATCATGCTGATAAAAGATTTAGTAAAGGATAAGCCCGATGAATTAACTTTGACTTCACTTGCAAGGGCACGATTTTGCGAAAGTTTAGCAAAGGAAATAGGAGAAAAAGAAAATAGTATTTTAGCATATTTTGTAGGATTATTTTCTATGATTGATGTGATTTTAAACAGACCTATGAAAGAAATTTTAGACAATTTAATGCTTCCTGAAAGAGTAAAAGAATCATTATTGGAGAAAAAAGGTAAGTTATGGGAAATATTGAATTTAGTTATATTCTATGAAAAAGGTGACTGGGAAAGGGTAGAAAAATACTCAAAAATAATGAATATCGAAACTAATTTGTTATCAAAAATTCATTTTTCAGTGTGGGAATGGCTCAATCTATTATCCCTTTAA
- a CDS encoding LrgB family protein → MIEEILKSPLFGITLTFIAFEIGLYVQNRTKSFVANPLAIILIIIFLVHFKIPYQDYNEGGKYISFFLGPATVALAVPLYKNFATILKYKLAIFIGITVGSITGIITSLLIALLLGADKTIALSLSPKSVTTPIAVEISNMLHGYPSITSTAVVITGIIGALTGPEVLNFFGIRNKIAKGIAMGTAAHGLGTSRAVQEGEIEGAMSGLAIGVAGVITSFILPHIIKGIID, encoded by the coding sequence ATGATTGAAGAAATTTTAAAAAGCCCTCTATTTGGAATAACCCTTACTTTTATTGCTTTTGAGATAGGTTTGTATGTACAAAATCGAACAAAATCTTTTGTAGCAAATCCCCTTGCAATTATTTTAATAATTATCTTTCTTGTCCACTTTAAAATACCTTACCAGGATTACAATGAAGGAGGAAAATATATAAGCTTTTTTTTGGGTCCCGCTACCGTTGCCCTCGCAGTTCCGCTCTATAAAAATTTCGCTACAATATTAAAGTACAAATTGGCCATTTTTATAGGTATAACGGTGGGCTCCATTACCGGTATTATTACTTCTTTGCTGATTGCCCTTTTATTAGGAGCTGATAAAACAATTGCCTTATCTCTTTCACCCAAATCCGTAACAACACCTATTGCAGTGGAAATTTCCAATATGCTTCACGGTTATCCTTCTATTACTTCCACTGCAGTGGTAATCACCGGAATTATCGGTGCTTTAACCGGCCCGGAGGTGTTGAATTTTTTTGGAATAAGAAATAAAATTGCAAAAGGAATTGCGATGGGTACGGCTGCCCATGGACTTGGGACCTCAAGAGCGGTTCAAGAAGGTGAAATAGAGGGTGCAATGAGCGGATTGGCTATCGGCGTGGCAGGAGTGATTACCTCCTTTATACTTCCCCATATTATTAAAGGGATAATAGATTGA
- a CDS encoding CidA/LrgA family protein, producing the protein METIRGFSIIIFCLFSGDLLSKSLNLLIPGNVLGMILLFLSLYFKIVKLRDIENVANGLIKILSFLFVPVAVGIVLYLDIIYKNVVPLLFSIVISTYAVLLTTGFTVQFLIRDKGGAKEND; encoded by the coding sequence ATGGAAACAATTAGAGGATTTTCAATTATAATTTTTTGCCTTTTCTCGGGGGATTTACTTTCAAAAAGTCTTAATCTTTTAATTCCGGGAAACGTATTGGGTATGATTTTATTGTTTTTATCTTTGTACTTCAAAATCGTTAAATTAAGGGATATTGAGAATGTAGCAAACGGCCTTATAAAAATTTTATCTTTTTTATTCGTGCCTGTGGCTGTAGGAATAGTATTGTATTTAGATATAATTTATAAAAATGTCGTCCCCCTTCTTTTTTCAATTGTAATTAGCACATATGCAGTTCTCCTGACAACGGGTTTTACTGTGCAATTTTTAATAAGAGATAAAGGTGGGGCTAAAGAAAATGATTGA
- the glpX gene encoding class II fructose-bisphosphatase: protein MERKLSLEFARVTEAAAVAAARWMGRGDKNKADEAATEAMRAVFDTIDIRGEVVIGEGEMDEAPMLYIGEKLGTGYGPALDIAVDPLEGTNLVAKGLNGAIAVVAAAPKGCLLNAPDMYMEKIAVGPAAAGKIHLDVPVKENLRIVAESLKKSISDLTVVILDRPRHDQLIKEIREAGARIMLISDGDVSPAIACAFENSGIDMMIGIGGAPEGVLAAAALKCLGGELIGRLKPENEEQFERCKKMGLSDPEKILTLDDMVKSDDIFFAATGITNSNLLKGVHFTSKGASTHTLVVRGKTGTIRFIEAVHRFDKKPRYNLVGLKV, encoded by the coding sequence ATGGAAAGAAAACTTTCTTTGGAATTTGCCCGGGTTACTGAAGCAGCAGCGGTTGCAGCAGCGCGCTGGATGGGGAGAGGAGATAAAAATAAGGCCGACGAAGCGGCTACCGAAGCCATGCGAGCTGTTTTCGACACCATTGATATAAGAGGAGAAGTAGTAATCGGTGAAGGTGAAATGGACGAAGCTCCAATGCTTTATATAGGTGAAAAATTAGGAACGGGTTACGGCCCTGCCTTAGATATTGCAGTGGATCCGTTAGAAGGAACAAACCTGGTAGCAAAAGGACTTAACGGGGCAATTGCAGTGGTAGCAGCAGCTCCAAAAGGATGCCTTTTAAATGCTCCGGACATGTACATGGAAAAAATTGCCGTAGGCCCTGCCGCAGCTGGAAAGATTCACTTAGATGTCCCTGTAAAAGAGAATCTGAGGATTGTGGCAGAAAGCTTGAAAAAATCGATTTCCGACCTCACGGTGGTTATTTTAGATAGACCCAGGCATGACCAATTAATAAAAGAAATTCGAGAAGCTGGAGCAAGAATTATGCTAATTTCCGACGGAGATGTTTCACCCGCCATAGCCTGCGCATTTGAAAATTCCGGTATCGATATGATGATTGGTATAGGGGGTGCCCCCGAAGGAGTTCTTGCAGCGGCCGCTTTAAAATGCCTCGGAGGAGAATTAATTGGACGGCTAAAGCCGGAAAATGAAGAGCAATTTGAAAGGTGCAAAAAAATGGGTCTTTCAGACCCCGAAAAAATTCTTACCTTAGATGATATGGTAAAAAGCGATGATATATTTTTTGCAGCGACAGGAATTACCAATAGCAATCTCTTAAAAGGTGTACACTTTACATCAAAAGGTGCATCCACACATACTCTGGTAGTGAGGGGAAAAACAGGAACAATACGTTTTATAGAAGCCGTTCACCGCTTTGACAAAAAGCCCCGTTATAATTTAGTAGGATTAAAGGTCTAA
- a CDS encoding LapA family protein, with amino-acid sequence MSGERMQIFIVIALLFALFVAIFALSNSEIVNIRFFGNIYSMSQALIIIGCTVFGAVAVMVLGLFSRIRTAFKMREYKNKIKNLENELEEARREIEKLKENINMLSNNKIENN; translated from the coding sequence ATGTCAGGGGAGAGGATGCAGATATTTATAGTGATAGCCCTTTTATTTGCTCTTTTCGTAGCTATATTTGCCCTTTCTAATTCGGAAATTGTAAATATAAGGTTTTTTGGAAATATCTATTCAATGTCCCAGGCTCTAATAATTATCGGTTGTACCGTTTTTGGTGCTGTAGCAGTAATGGTTCTTGGGTTATTTTCTCGTATAAGAACGGCTTTTAAGATGAGGGAGTATAAAAATAAGATAAAAAATTTAGAAAATGAGCTGGAAGAGGCGAGGAGGGAGATAGAGAAATTGAAGGAAAATATTAATATGCTTTCCAATAATAAAATAGAAAATAATTAA
- a CDS encoding glycoside hydrolase family 26 protein, translating to MADLFKKIVLIFILLVMIFTNSAFAEAKTTKNSAKTKQTTSTKTNYIHPDKAYRLGVEAYNKKDYSKAVYYFDIAAKGNPSAANFIMLAKSYEELGKMEDAANLYFKASEIYKNKGLKDDAEIYKTKAKKLTTEVELYSYYEESNLKENYSGAKYEPVSGAYIGAYIDADPNLKNRGKSIFEEFNIIFGNHSVFFTYHHYGQPFPKNWVNEVKKAGAIPQLAIEPSSLDEVKDDEYLREFAKDAANYGGPIFIRFASEMNGNWTPYYNDPEKYKEKFRLVHDVFEKIAPNVAMVWTPNAVPEKNIDEFYPGDEYVDWVGVNFYAVAYHNMNINEPAFDEDPSMYLDYIYQKYSTKKPIQISEWAATHKTVLTDKDLTEFAIDRINKLYYYLPRKYPRIKMVCWFDSNNIDNPFVPAERKINNYSLTENPEVKEAYKKAVESSYFIKSGQATSGYYKTLPETFTLEKDMNITAFIKTYDNQFAVKFLIDGNMVSYQKELPYEITLSPGNYNKGWHSLEIRVVDSKNRLAKSKVYKFFIGQ from the coding sequence TTGGCTGATCTATTTAAAAAAATTGTTTTGATTTTTATCCTATTGGTCATGATTTTTACTAATTCTGCTTTTGCAGAAGCGAAAACCACAAAAAATTCTGCGAAAACAAAACAAACCACTTCTACTAAAACAAATTACATACATCCCGATAAAGCTTATAGACTCGGAGTAGAAGCATATAATAAAAAGGATTATTCTAAAGCTGTATATTATTTTGATATTGCGGCAAAAGGAAATCCCTCGGCAGCCAATTTTATTATGCTCGCTAAATCTTACGAGGAATTAGGGAAAATGGAAGATGCAGCAAATTTATATTTTAAGGCTTCGGAAATTTATAAGAATAAAGGCTTAAAAGATGATGCGGAAATTTATAAAACAAAAGCAAAAAAACTTACAACTGAAGTGGAATTATATAGTTATTATGAGGAAAGCAATCTAAAAGAGAATTACTCAGGTGCGAAATACGAACCGGTTTCGGGAGCTTATATAGGAGCATACATTGATGCGGACCCAAACTTGAAAAACCGCGGTAAATCTATTTTTGAAGAATTCAACATTATTTTTGGCAATCATTCAGTATTTTTTACCTATCACCATTATGGACAGCCTTTTCCGAAAAACTGGGTAAATGAAGTTAAAAAAGCTGGAGCCATTCCCCAGCTGGCTATAGAGCCATCGAGCCTGGATGAGGTTAAGGATGACGAATATTTGAGGGAATTTGCTAAGGATGCTGCAAACTACGGAGGGCCGATATTTATTCGCTTTGCTTCGGAAATGAATGGTAACTGGACTCCCTATTACAATGATCCGGAAAAATATAAGGAAAAGTTCAGGCTTGTACATGATGTTTTTGAAAAAATTGCGCCGAATGTAGCGATGGTCTGGACTCCTAATGCGGTGCCGGAAAAAAATATTGATGAATTTTATCCGGGAGATGAATACGTGGACTGGGTGGGAGTAAATTTTTATGCGGTTGCCTATCATAATATGAATATTAATGAGCCGGCTTTTGATGAAGACCCTTCAATGTATTTGGATTATATTTATCAAAAATATTCCACAAAAAAACCCATACAGATTTCCGAATGGGCAGCCACTCATAAAACCGTATTAACCGATAAGGATTTAACAGAATTTGCGATAGACAGGATAAACAAATTATACTATTACTTGCCCAGGAAGTATCCAAGGATTAAAATGGTGTGCTGGTTTGACAGCAACAATATCGACAATCCTTTCGTTCCTGCAGAAAGAAAGATAAACAATTATTCATTAACTGAAAACCCGGAGGTAAAAGAAGCTTATAAAAAAGCCGTTGAATCAAGCTATTTCATTAAGAGCGGTCAAGCCACATCCGGATATTACAAAACTTTGCCCGAAACTTTTACATTGGAAAAAGATATGAATATAACCGCTTTTATTAAAACTTATGATAATCAGTTTGCAGTAAAATTTCTAATTGATGGGAACATGGTGTCTTATCAAAAAGAATTACCTTATGAAATTACGCTATCGCCCGGGAATTACAATAAAGGATGGCATTCGCTGGAAATCAGAGTGGTGGACTCTAAAAATAGATTGGCAAAAAGCAAGGTATATAAGTTTTTTATCGGTCAGTAA
- a CDS encoding ArsB/NhaD family transporter: MNFIQVISVAVFIITFIFIISEKLNRTVAAMLGAMFLMIIRLIDQTTATKFIDYTTIGVLVGMMIVISIIKRTGLFQYLAIKSAKMAKGDPLKIIVMFGIMTGVISAFLDNVTTVLLMIPVTIVIAKMLKLNPVPFIMSEVLSSNIGGTATLIGDPPNIMIGSEAGLGFLDFIANLTPVVLIILLVTVFILRYIYKNELKVDENLRMQIMKLDENNAIVDRTLLVKSLAVLALIIAGFFLHEHLGYESSTIALGGATLLLLISGLQIDELLVEVEWTTIFFFISLFIIVGTLNEVGVISILANYVVNLTKGNLVLTGIVILWASAILSAFLDNIPFVATMIPLIKGLGAITGINITPLWWVLSLGACLGGNGTLVGASANVVTAGVMEKEGYKITFKDFTKLGFPLMLISIVISTVYLLIFELK, from the coding sequence ATGAACTTCATTCAAGTTATTTCTGTAGCAGTATTTATAATTACTTTTATATTTATTATCAGCGAAAAACTGAACAGAACCGTAGCGGCCATGTTAGGGGCAATGTTTTTAATGATAATACGCTTGATTGATCAAACAACTGCCACTAAATTTATAGATTATACGACAATCGGAGTTTTAGTGGGGATGATGATAGTAATTTCAATTATCAAAAGGACAGGACTATTTCAATATCTTGCAATTAAATCCGCTAAAATGGCAAAGGGTGATCCTTTAAAAATTATAGTCATGTTTGGGATAATGACGGGTGTAATTTCTGCCTTTCTGGATAATGTTACTACCGTTTTATTGATGATACCTGTTACCATAGTAATCGCAAAAATGTTAAAATTGAATCCCGTGCCTTTTATAATGTCAGAGGTTCTTTCATCTAATATCGGAGGTACCGCTACCCTGATTGGTGATCCGCCCAATATAATGATTGGCTCTGAAGCGGGGCTGGGTTTTTTAGATTTTATTGCAAATCTGACCCCTGTGGTATTGATAATCTTATTGGTTACGGTATTTATTTTGCGATATATATATAAGAACGAATTGAAAGTAGACGAAAATCTTAGAATGCAGATAATGAAATTGGATGAAAACAATGCAATAGTAGATAGGACGCTTCTTGTAAAAAGCTTGGCGGTTTTAGCATTGATAATCGCAGGGTTTTTCCTGCACGAACACCTCGGCTATGAATCCTCAACGATTGCCTTAGGAGGAGCTACTTTATTGTTACTTATCAGCGGTTTACAGATTGATGAATTGCTGGTAGAAGTAGAATGGACCACCATTTTTTTCTTCATATCGCTTTTTATTATAGTGGGCACCTTAAATGAAGTAGGGGTTATTTCAATTCTTGCAAATTATGTGGTAAATTTAACAAAAGGCAATCTGGTCTTAACGGGGATAGTAATACTATGGGCATCGGCGATATTATCTGCTTTTTTGGATAATATACCCTTTGTAGCTACCATGATCCCATTAATTAAAGGACTTGGTGCCATTACCGGGATAAATATTACTCCCTTGTGGTGGGTGCTTTCCCTCGGTGCTTGTCTCGGTGGAAATGGAACTTTGGTGGGTGCTTCGGCTAACGTGGTAACTGCCGGTGTTATGGAAAAGGAAGGCTATAAAATTACTTTTAAAGATTTTACTAAATTGGGATTTCCTTTAATGCTGATTTCAATTGTCATATCAACCGTATATTTGTTGATATTTGAATTGAAATAG